The Hordeum vulgare subsp. vulgare chromosome 4H, MorexV3_pseudomolecules_assembly, whole genome shotgun sequence genomic interval CCGCCTCCTGCTCCCATGGTTCGCGGTTCCTCCCTGCTCCAAACCCTAAGCCCCCGGCTCacctctccccctccatctcCCGCAGGACTCCTCTCCGGCCGCCACCACGCCGTTCGCGCCGACAGCGGCCTCCGCCCCGCCGATCGAAGACTGTCTCCGCCTCCTCCGTGGCGAGCGCGACGAGCAGAAGCATGCTACTGAAATGCATATTTCTTTGTTTTCGCTGTAAATTTACTTCAAAGGGAGAACATATGTATGAAgcagaagtgagaagttgagaacttCCATTAATCCTTCATGATGGAAATTTGCACAAAAATGAACTTCCTATTATCATGTGACaggttaagaagaagaagaagagcacaaTGGATGCTTTGTTATCAGATATTTGCATCAGCATGTCCGCTGCTCCAACTTATTTGCCTGCTCATTACTTCAAGACTGAAGATTCTCATGGAAACACCAAGGAGTTTAATCTTATTGATGGGGGAGTAGCTGCCAATAATCCGGTACTATAGCTGCCTGTAGTTTTGCATAACATACAGCTTGGGGCATGTGCTTGATTCAGAGACTGAAGGAAAGTCTTGAAATTTTGAAATAGACCTAATATCTGTCTTTGTTGTGTTTAGGCCTTAGTTGCCATTGGAGAAGTAAGCAAACAGATATTCAAGCAAGATTCAGATTTCTTCCCGATAAAACCTATGGACTATGGCCGGTTTTTGGTCATTTCACTTGGCACAGGCTCATCAAAATTTGAAGAGAAGTACGATGCACAAAAGGCTAAATCATGGGGAGTGTTGGATTGGTTACTTAGCAGTGGTTCCACACCATTAGTAGATATCTTCACACGGGCAAGTGCGGATATGGTGGATATTCACATTGCTTCTGTTTTCAAAGCCTTGCATTCTGAGCAGAACTATCTGAGAATTCAAGTAAGTAAAATGCAGACAACTTAttttgtactcccttcgttctaaaataagtgtcgtggttttagttcaaattttggaacagagggagtacaatgcAACCAATAAATCAGCCTCCTTTTACTCAGAGAATACCATTTCTACATGACGGGATGATACCCTACGGGGGACACTCTCCTCAGTTGATGTTGCCACCAAGGATAACTTGGAGAAACTTGTCAATGTTGGAGAGTTGCTTCTAAAGAAACCTGTCTCACGGGCAAATTTGGAGACTGGCCAGATGGTGCCTACTTGTAGTGAAACAGAGGAGACCAATGAGGAAGCTCTCAAGAGGTGAGCTTGGCACCACCTATCAGGAATCAGGTTATTATAATTGCAGTATGCATCTCTAC includes:
- the LOC123448696 gene encoding patatin-like protein 2 isoform X2; protein product: MDALLSDICISMSAAPTYLPAHYFKTEDSHGNTKEFNLIDGGVAANNPALVAIGEVSKQIFKQDSDFFPIKPMDYGRFLVISLGTGSSKFEEKYDAQKAKSWGVLDWLLSSGSTPLVDIFTRASADMVDIHIASVFKALHSEQNYLRIQRIPFLHDGMIPYGGHSPQLMLPPRITWRNLSMLESCF
- the LOC123448696 gene encoding patatin-like protein 2 isoform X1, producing the protein MDALLSDICISMSAAPTYLPAHYFKTEDSHGNTKEFNLIDGGVAANNPALVAIGEVSKQIFKQDSDFFPIKPMDYGRFLVISLGTGSSKFEEKYDAQKAKSWGVLDWLLSSGSTPLVDIFTRASADMVDIHIASVFKALHSEQNYLRIQDDTLRGTLSSVDVATKDNLEKLVNVGELLLKKPVSRANLETGQMVPTCSETEETNEEALKR